AGCTCTTAAAGATGTTATAATGTACTTGCACAACTGCAATTTGCTAGAAACTAAAAATGCCCTTGCAACTACTCTCGTGATCTCACATACATAAACAACATGTTACAAAATTTTGACCTAACACTTGCAAATACCAACATATATTCTATCAAATGCGCAGCCAGCTCCGTTTCCTCAGGTGCAATGAAGAACAAAGTTGCTACAAAATAAAAGACCTGATCCCAGCATTGAATATGTCTTATGTCCTTTAGTTTGTGTATCTATGTCTTGTGTTATTTACTTGTATTCCTATACGACTTTTTAGAAGCATTTAGTAGGACATCATTTAACCAATATTGTTTTTGGTTGTTTGACTAAAGCTAGTCAAGTGTGtggctttgtaatagagttattacaaagagcttacaatagagttattgtaagAGGTGAGAGATTAAGAGCTTAATTTCTAAATTGCAGTAGGTTGTAATCTGCAGTTTGctcagttagtgaagttgaaatcctactagggtaggtcatggtttttaatcCTGTGAGCAGAGAGTTCTTCACGTAAATATTATGTTCTTTATTTATAGTTGTTTGTTGTGGGAGCTGATAGAGAACCTGATTTTCTATACTGTTTGGTAGACccttagtttctatcaattggtattagagcaggttctttctaaaaggttaatacctagaaaggatcttcatggctgctccaccaaacttcgaaGATAGACAACCAACCGATAGACCACCAAGATTCAACAGCTAATACTATGGTTAGAGAAAAACATGAATGCATGATCATATCTGAGGACTCAGAGCTGTGGGATGTGACTTGTGATGGTCTATCTGTTCCCATAAATATTATTGGTGAGGAAATAGTTACAGTCCCAAAGACAAGAACGGAGTACAACGATATTGATAGAAAGGCCATTGAGAAGAACTTTAGGGCAAAGAAGATTCTTGTTTGTGGGATTGGACCAGATGAATACAATCACATCTTTGCTTGTCAGTATGCTAAGAAGATTTGGGAAGCTCTCCAAACTGCCCATGAGGGAACTACTCAGGTTAAGCAGTCCAAAATAGATATGCTTACTACCGAGTATGAGTTTTTCAAGATGAAGGAGGATGAGTCCATTTAGTACATGTATACACATTTTACCTTTATTATCAATGAGATTCACTCCCTTGGAGAAGTCATCCAAAGAAACAAGATGGTCCAAAAAATTCTCAGTGTTCTACCAGGCTTCTTAGGAAAGTAAAGTGAATGCAATCACTGAAGCCATGGATTTGCAGAAGCTaaccattgatgaactcattggaAATCTCAAAACTTATGAGATAAAGAGAAAGAAGGATCTTGAAAGAAGAGATCCCAaaaaggagaagaacctggttctcaaGACTAACAATAGTGACTCAAGTGGTGATGAGACAGACATGGCCTATCTTActcaaagagagaaaaaagataaTTAGAGAAATATCATTGATAAGATTCATCcacaaaacataaaaagaaataaagtaCTGAACcatgagaaaaaagataaaaaaaaatcccAGTTGGGTCACTGGTTACAAACTAGGTTAGGCAAGGTTTAAGACTGGGAAAGACCAGGTTCATGGTTTTTGGCCAGAAGCAGCTTCAACATGTCTCGaggaatgccatcattcttctctttcTCCTTTACAAGCTTAGACCTGAGAGAGTCTCTCTCCATTTCTGCTGCAGTCACCCTCTTCTTCAGCCTCTCAATTTCAACATTCTTAGCCCAACTATCCTGCTCCAATGCTCTCACTTTTTGTTCCTGGGCACCCTCTtggatgaactaggttctttGAGAGCAGTAAGGACTTCATAGTCACAGTCATTCAAGGTGTTGGCCCCAAAGAAATCTTTACTTGTGCTAACATCCTATTTCTTGAGGGGAACCTTAAAGTGAGCAAGCACAATAGTGAGTATGAACCCATAGGGGATGTCATGAGTTCTAGTGCCACAAACCACCCTATTTCGGAGCTGGATGATGAACCTTGGCCAATTTATCTGCCTCCTATTATCCAATCAGTCCATAAGGATCAAGTCCATAAAGGTGGTAGTGTGCTTTCTCTCCTGCCTGGGTAGAACCAttttgttgacaaattcaaagaGCATTTTATGGGCAGGTTTCATTTCACTCTTATAAACAACATTGGGTTGTAGCTCTATGTCTCTATCAACAAACTTCTTGGTAATGGCAAGTGAGGTAGGTAGATTATCTAGATTAGGCTACTTCAACTTTTTGTAGTCATTGTAACCCTCAGCGGGTACCCCCATAATCTCTCCTAGCTCTTTATCATCAAAGCTCACCTTCACTCCTTTCACTACAGTATTTACCCTTCCATTCTCTATCTCACAATTAGCAAAGAATTTCACAATTTCAGCTCGGGCTAACCTCCCTTCCAACTAAAGAACCGCGTCCTTCCAGCCCTGAATCTCCAACTTTTCTGACAGAAACACCATTCCTTCCTCTTCTAGATCTGTGAGAAGCCTCCCCTTCAGAATTGTTCTTTTCCCAAACTTGACCACCTTGTCCTTTTCTTCATCAGTctccttttatttaatttcttcctCTACAATTTTCACTTTCTTAATTTCCTGGTAGACCTGGTTCTTTTTGCTAAGGCCCAACTATCTGTATCAACAAACTTTGCAGGAGACTTCTTTTTATAAGTCTTTCTCTTTTGGCACTTGGAGTACTTTCCTCtgcttcatcctcatcatgaaGGACCGggtccatctcttctatctcaaTGGTTTCACTTGGTTCAcccatatttttctttcttttagcaaCAACTTTCTTTTTACTCTCAACTAAGGCCTTTTCTAGGTTAGCCTCATTATGCTTCCTCTAACTCCTTGTAGTTCTTCCTTTTATGGGAGAAGTCTCTACAGAGATAGAAGAGGTAGTCTTTCTATTTTTGCCATCTATAGCAGTTCCAGTGATTTTAACTCTtgaaccatttttcttctttGGATTGTAGCTATCATACTCCTTTTCAGTAGGTCGTGAATGGGTTCGTTTCTAGATGGAACATGTTCTTGAAACCTTTTCCTTAGCCTAACCAGCCCCATCGCTGCACTTGCATTCCAGACCCATTTCCTCCTTCTTCTCTTAGACATTCTTCTTCCTAAAAAGCCTCCTCATTCCATAACATCATAGACCATGTTTCTTCAGTTAAACCAACAGGAATGGATGAAGAATATTCAACCACTCCCCCTTATTCCTTTCCCCTCACATCTACTTTGACACCCTCattactttttttcctttttaattttacCGCCAATTTATCAGACTTAGATTCTACACCAGCAATTGTACCAATCAAAACAAAACTTTTCTCAAGATTTTCAGCAACCTAAGAATCAACATTAGAGAATTTAAACCTAGAGGTTACCTGTTCAGCTTCAGATGAAACTGGTTCTTCTCCCTCAATTGCAGACTTGAAGGACTCATCTAATTTTTGGGATTCCTCTACTTGACTGGCATTTTActtctcatttattttcttggTTTGTTCACTACTAGCAACTATTTTACAAGCAAGCATCTTAACATGCCCTTTCTTAGGGGTAGGGGTGGTTGAAGGTGTGGGTGATGGTTTTTTTGGTGGCGATGAAGGGTTCTCAATCATCTTGGTATTTTTAGATGGGTTTTCCATTTGATGAGTGTAGAAAAGATGAGAGAAGGTTGAGAGAATTTGGAATCTTGATTTATCAAAGATTAAAAGCGAAAAGACAGGTAAGGTCCATTCAATTTAAAGAGGGAAGAGTTAGAGTGTGTAACGACTACTTTTTGGAGTTTAGAAGTCTAATCATCCTAGGAGTGTCAGTTTGAATAGACGTTGGACTCCTCCCCAAAAGTTTAGGTAATTATGGTGGGTAGGAATTGTTTAGTGAAACTGGTGCATACCTACCAGATTGGTTCAAAAAGAGGTTGGGATTGAGTGGAACTTCTTTCagatcatgatccaaatataattattctAAAATATGCGCAATGGAGAATACATACCTTATAATTTTGATGAATCAGGTTCTTTACTGACAGTTCTCTTGTGTAAGACtaaattttccaagaaaataaggGTGATATAATTAAAGATCAGTGAgacattttagcacatggcacaagagtatactaatgAAAGTATGATACTAAGCAATATCTAatctaattatttacaaaatttaCAAATTATCTAACCAATCGTTGAGCTAGAACTAATTTCTTTTAGGTGATATTAATTATCCCTAATTCGAACAttttcctttcaaagtgatctctactcaAAGCTTTTGTGAAAATGTCAGTTATTTtcttatcagtagcacaaaattctataGTGATCAAACtcttctcatagttgtcccttaaaaagtgatgcctaacatctatgttcttagttcttttgtgatgaaccgggttcttagTCATACTAGTTGCACTAGTGTTGTCACAAAAATGGGTATACAACCTACATCAATTAcaaagtccattaattgttgtttgatccacaacaataaGCACAATATGAGGCAACAACcatatactcagcttcagcagtagacaAAGCCAcataattttgctttttggtggcccaagacacaagacatgaagaAAGTGTGCTATACCTGAAGtgctttctatccacaagaaaacatGCATAATTAGGATCAACATATCCCACTAAATCAAAATTACTACCTTTATGATACCATAGGCAAAGATCAatggtgccttttaggtatctcaaaaTCCTCTTGACAGCTTTCAAGTGAGACCTTTGGATTACTTTAAATCTGGCACAAatgcctacactgaaaacaatatcAGGTCTACTAGAAGTGAGATATAACAAAGATCAATCATttccctatacaacttctgatcaatacatgaacctggttcatccaaatccaattttgtggttgttgcaaTATGAGTGTCACTTTATTTGGTATCTTCCATTTTAAAcgttttaagcaactctttcacatacttTTGTTAATAGATCATagttttatttgaattttgtttaatttgtaagcctaaaaagaaattaagctcacccattaTACTCATTTCAAAACTCTCCATTAGCTTAGCATATTGTTTACTTAACTTATCTGTAGTTGCTCCGAAGATTATATCATTAACATATATCTGaaataccaagagatctttacctttttctttcaagaataaaatattatcaattttacctctcttgtattCATTCTCAAGCAAGAACTTAGATAATCTTCaaaccatgctcttggagcctacTTGATCGCATAAAGTGCCTTGTtaagcttgtacacatgatcaggacattccttgctttcaaagccaAGAGGTTATTTAAAaatacttcttcctttagatatccattgaggaaggcactcttgataTCTATCTGGTGGAGAGTGAATTTcatgtaagcagcaaaggctataaggagtctaattgcttccaatcttgtaactggagcaaaagtctcatcatagtctatgccctcctcttgactatatccttgaaccaccaatcttgccttgttctttgtaactgttccatctttatcaagtttatttctgaagacccatttagtgcaAAAAATTGTTCTatccttgggtcttggtaccatatgccaaacttgacttctctcaaattggcAGAGTTCATcctgcattgcattcacccaatctgcatcctgcaaagcctcaaaaatatttttaggttcaataagagataaaaatacATCAAAAGCACGGAGGTTCTTTAAAGAAGATCTGATTGTGATTACCAAGGTTGGATAagtgattatgttctcaatgggatgagaactttgatacttgtaaggtttcacaaccaaatGGTTTTCTCTAGAtgttccttcaatgttttgttgctgaggaacaagttcatggacaggttccctcgaggtttgaggatcCGTTTTCTCTTTTCAGTTACCCCTATTAGGTTGCCTAGGGTATAAGGACCTGTGAATCACCTGTTCCTTTATGTGGTGCAGCTTCAGGCTGGACTGTTATTTCATTTTAGTTTGTTACCAGCCCAATTACTTCATCATCCGGTTcctgcctctcagaaagaattttaatttcataaaaaaataacATGTACACTTCTACACACATATTTCTTTTTTTATagatcttataagctttactatgtgaaaaaTATCTCAataatactccctcatcacttatgggatcaaacttacctaagAAGTTTATTCCACTGttatgcacaaagcacttgcgTCCAAATTCCCTAAGGTTGGATATATTTGGCTTTCTTagtttaagtaactcatagggagtcttatCAACAAGAGGTCTactcatgcacctatttatgatatagcatgcagtgtttacagcttctgcccaaaagCTATAAGGCAATTTACTAGCAagtagcatagtcctagccatttcttccaaagtcctattctttctttcaactacctcattttgttgtggagttataggagaagaaaaattatgatatatGCCATGCTCAtaaaaaaattcagaaaattTAGCGTTCTAAAACTGAGTGTCATGATCatacctaattgatgcaagttgattacctagttgtttctgagtatTCCTAACAAATGAAGTGagcatgtcaaatgcttcatctttagatgttaaaaaaagtgtccaagtaaacctagaataatTGGGATAAAACTCCAGGTTCTACAAGCTAGCCCCTAGATAGTGCTCACACAACCCCTTTTGATCACCCTATTACTATTCCATTGGATATTATTTACCCTAAAATGAGGTCTATGTTTGAGGATAATTCTGGTGAGAGTGATGATGTTATTGATGATCTACATGTGATAAGGTTTATAACTACTAGGGGTGGGGGAAAAGCCAAAAAGAATTCTGTTCTCAAATAGCCTACCACTAGACAGCAGAGCAAGGCTGAACCTGACTATGCTCTAAAGATGaataaggagaagaagaagagaaagagactTTTGAAAAGCCAGTGGATTGATGAGGAGGATGTGCCTCTTATTGAtgtagttgaggtggatgatgAGGAGCATGTTAAGGAACCCGCTCCTCTTGTCAGGAAAAACTCAAAGAAAATCATTGCTACTAATAAAGAACTTGTAAATGACAAGGACAATGAAGTAGAGGAGGAAGGAGAAGTGGAGAAAGAGAAAGTAGAAAAGAAGAATCCTCTAAGAAAGCGGTAGAGCACTAGTGAGGACCCTGGTTCTTCCAAAAGGCCAAGAAGGGAATTATCTGAATTGGAGAGAAGGGCAAATCTGAAGAAGCAAAAGGTTCTGCAGGGTCGAACTTTTGATCCTGAGATCCTTGAACAACCAGGCATGAGACAGCGGGTAGAAATTGTTGAATTCTAGAAGTTGACCCATCTCTTagaaatcaaaagtccaaaagtCAATGAAAATGAGGTGAGAAGATTTTATGCTGACTTGTTTGTGGTAGATGGGGATACACTTTATTTGAAGGTGAATGGAAAAGACTTTGTTATGGATGAGGTAACTCTTGGTGAGATCATTGATGTCCCTACTGCTAGGCTGAAGATTGTGGAGAGAACTGGTTCCTCTGACTTTAATTAAGAAGTTGATCATCAAGAAGCAAGCAGTTCAACTGGGGGAAAGAGTACACAAGAAAACTCTTAACCATAATATCAGCTGTTGTTTGAGCTGGTTAACAAAGGGCTATTGTCTAGGGCTGTGAGATATTCTATCATCTTCATTGCGGACCTGGTTCTTCTGGAAGAATTGGGATCTTTCTCCTCTATCAGTCTGCCTGAGATTATGATTGAACATATGCTGAAGGTGGCAGACTTTAAAGATGGTAATCATGGTCTTCCCTATGAGTTTCTCCTAACTAGAGTCTTAGAACACTTTGAGGTTCCTTTGGGAAAAGCATTTGTGGGGACTAGAAAGCAAATGTTCACCATGAATACTCTAGAAGAGTGTGAGTGTGTAGTAAAAAAGGGAGGAGTAGGAAGCAACTCAGCTATCTCTCAACTGATCGATGCTCAAGAGGCTGCAAATGAAGAGATCAAGCGTCTTAAAGTGCAAAATGTCATTCTGGAGTCTAAGCTTACTCAGGCCAgtaaggaacctggttccagcTGTGCTCAAGGTGAAGATATTTCCCGTTTAAAGACTGAGAATGCTGAGTTGAGGAAACAAGTGGAGAACCTGAAGGAGTAGCCGATCAATGATCAAAGGGTTGTTAATGCTCAAATAGATAGTTTCATCAAGTCTCTTTCTCCCTAATCCTTCATGTCCTATATCTAGTGTCCCCTATTTTGCACCCCTTCCCAGTCCTCTCCTAATCACGTCCTCTTTTAATCCTATTTTGTGATTGTGGTACTTTAGATTTTTTATTTGTAATATTTGTTTGAATATGGTATGTTGATACCTAAGTTTTCCCTATAATACTTTTaagtgcatatataccttcaaaactatgcattaacatcaattgatattttttcataatttctatattttaaattaatttatcctAATATTTTGTTTATATAAATAATTgcaaaattgcatcacaaatgactTTATAGCATTCCAtgatttaatattactatttatGGTCGTATTAAGttcaaattatttcacaaatggccagatttatatcttttggttacaattgcaataattttataattatagcCCATGTGTAcattatcatattattttaacagaAAATAGCTCATTGTATTTTCTAAATAtgtagtaattattttaaaacatttctatgcatgaaaattatttttataatttgttaattattataaaatatttttttataaattgtttgggtatttaacaaatagcctattttatccttaatattTTCCGGACCTAACCCCTCAAACCAGCCCATATAACCCTCTCAAAATTGGTCCAATCCCCTTAAGCCCAATACATATCTGCCCGACCCAATACCCTCATctaatcctgaccgttgatcgtTTGGATCAACGGTCCACAACCCTCTTTCCATACTTAAACCTAAATGACCCCCCTAACCCTCTCATTATCTCCCTCACACGTTGTCCTCATCTCCTTCTTCTCTCAAAACTCTCTCAACTAAACCCTAGCTCCCAAGCACCGTCACCGGCGTATACCTCCACCCCATGAGGTTTCCATGGCTTCTCCGACCAGCCCTGGCCTTCTACACGCTATGGCTCCTTGATTTCTTGGatccttgagaagatctcaaAGAACCTAGTTGGTTCTGGTTTGAAACTTTGCTTGTTAGCCTGTCTCAGGCCATTGTTCGACCATGAGTAAGaaatttcttattattttgtaacgaATCTATGGTTTCTAAACTTATGCTCTCATCTCTGTTATGTTTTCTAAAAACCCTAGTCTATTACCTTCGATCATTTCTAGATCTATGTAGATCTGAGATGAATCGAGCACTGTTACATGTTTTTCTCTGAAAATTTCTGGTTTTAATCGACTATTGTTACTTTTCCCTAAAGCTAGGGTTCATTACGAGTTGTTTTTTATAAGGTTTTCTGATTTCTAATGTTTAATCGATCCTCTTTTCATCTTCTTGACTTACTTGTGCAAAAGATACTCAAACCCTAGTTGATTTCATGAGATAATTTGATTTTCTGATCTTTGCTTCGACTTTGAGTCTTTCAGTGTTACCAACTGTATTAATTCACCCTATATTTTCTGACTTACACATTTTTCTTTGTCAAACCCATTATTCTATGGTTTTTGCCCTAATTAATCTCTATTACATTTTGCATCTGTTTCTCGTTAATTTTTATACTTCTTGTGAAGTTTTACTTAGcctattttctatttgtggaAGTTGATATTTCTTTCCCGAAATAAGTATTACTTTGAAATTCTGGCTGATTGATTTGCTCTTGATTGTTTCCTTGTTTATGACCTTAATTTGGTCATTCATGCCTTATTTAACTGGCTGTATAATTGCGAATCTTTGTTGATTCTTTACATACTACGATTAAGGCTATTTCCTGAATTAGGCCCCTATATTACCATTTGATCAAGGAGTCTATTCTGAATTCCCTTAATTGGTTTGAACTCCTTGCCTTATTTAATCCCTATTATTACCGTTTGGCTAATTGCCCTTAATCAAAGGAGGTCTATACTGAACTCTTTTGTATGATTGGATTCGGTGACCCCTTAATTGCTGGTTTCTAAttcctttaccttatttgctctacTCTTGAACTACTATATAAGCACTCTTATTTTACCTTCTCAACACGAACACTAAGTTCAGAACACActcacactcaaactctcttttctttctctgctacttgt
Above is a window of Nicotiana tabacum cultivar K326 chromosome 8, ASM71507v2, whole genome shotgun sequence DNA encoding:
- the LOC142163418 gene encoding uncharacterized protein LOC142163418, which gives rise to MVREKHECMIISEDSELWDVTCDGLSVPINIIGEEIVTVPKTRTEYNDIDRKAIEKNFRAKKILVCGIGPDEYNHIFACQYAKKIWEALQTAHEGTTQVKQSKIDMLTTEYEFFKMKEDESI